A single genomic interval of Scylla paramamosain isolate STU-SP2022 chromosome 4, ASM3559412v1, whole genome shotgun sequence harbors:
- the LOC135097971 gene encoding arginine-glutamic acid dipeptide repeats protein-like, which produces MLQRVSDESREDQEVPNSDDSRAFVRYGERKGSPEPKSPTPSPSEPLRLPHHFSPSALATSIYSSAPHHSVLSSSPASMSAAEVARNYFSSCMYPPGGGSAGCPPDSRTALSYFLVRPEAKYPHSPALLPALAPALSSSSPPSVVQ; this is translated from the exons ATGCTGCAAAGAGTCTCTGACGAGAGCAGAGAGGATCAGGAGGTTCCCAACAGCGACGATTCAAGGGCATTTGTAAGATACGGCGAACGGAAAGGCTCGCCTGAACCTAAAAGTCCTACACCGTCCCCCTCCGAGCCGCTGCGTCTCCCTcaccacttctctccctccgcccTGGCCACCAGCATTTACTCCTCCGCCCCCCATCACTCCGTCCTGTCGTCCTCACCTGCCTCCATGTCTGCAGCAGAGGTTGCCA GAAATTACTTCAGCAGCTGCATGTACCCGCCGGGAGGAGGCTCGGCGGGCTGTCCCCCTGACTCTCGGACagctctctcttacttcctcgtGCGTCCTGAGGCCAAATACCCGCATTCCCCGGCGCTGCTGCCAGCCCTAGCGCCGGCACTCAGCTCATCTTCGCCGCCCTCCGTCGTCCAGTGA